The following proteins are co-located in the Planctomycetota bacterium genome:
- a CDS encoding phage portal protein codes for MSSTVATKRPIALSRLRAVPVRRVRGRFDSAATTEDNRRHWANADALSADAAASAAVRRTLRNRARYEVANNSYARGIVLTLANDTIGTGPRLQMLTDSDEANNEIEHEFDRWAREIALAEKLRTMRMARAQDGEAFAILVNNPVLDHPVKLDLQLIEADHVTSPEAYLLDRREVDGIVLDGFGNPVAYHVLKNHPGSGAWGFRDEFRTVPAAHMIHVFRQDRPGQHRGIPEITPALPLFAQLRRFTLAVLGAAEAAADFAGILYTDAPANGEAEQVEPMDLVELERNMLLTMPGGWKMSQVEPMQPATTYAEFKKEILNEIARCLNMPYNVAAGNSSGYNYASGRLDHQTYYKSIRVDQAFMAE; via the coding sequence ATGAGCAGCACCGTCGCGACCAAGAGACCGATTGCCCTGAGCCGCCTGCGGGCCGTGCCCGTTCGGCGGGTGCGTGGACGGTTCGACTCGGCCGCGACGACCGAGGACAACCGCCGCCACTGGGCCAACGCCGACGCCCTCTCGGCCGACGCGGCGGCGTCGGCGGCCGTCCGGCGGACGCTCCGCAACCGCGCCCGCTACGAGGTGGCCAACAACTCCTACGCGCGGGGCATCGTGCTGACGCTGGCCAACGACACCATCGGCACCGGGCCGCGGCTGCAGATGCTCACCGACAGCGACGAGGCGAACAATGAGATCGAACACGAGTTCGACCGCTGGGCCCGCGAGATTGCCCTGGCCGAGAAGCTCCGCACCATGCGGATGGCCCGGGCGCAGGACGGAGAGGCGTTCGCCATCCTGGTCAACAATCCCGTCCTCGACCACCCGGTCAAACTCGACCTTCAACTCATCGAGGCCGACCACGTGACCAGCCCAGAGGCTTACCTGCTGGACCGGCGCGAGGTGGACGGCATCGTCTTGGACGGCTTCGGCAACCCGGTGGCCTACCACGTCCTGAAGAATCATCCGGGCAGCGGCGCGTGGGGCTTCCGCGACGAGTTCCGCACGGTTCCCGCCGCGCACATGATTCACGTCTTCCGCCAGGACCGGCCGGGCCAACACCGGGGCATCCCCGAGATCACACCCGCGCTGCCGCTCTTTGCGCAGCTTCGGCGGTTCACGCTGGCCGTGCTCGGCGCTGCCGAGGCGGCGGCCGACTTCGCGGGCATCCTCTACACCGACGCCCCGGCCAACGGCGAGGCCGAGCAGGTCGAGCCGATGGACCTCGTGGAGCTCGAGCGGAACATGCTCCTGACCATGCCGGGCGGCTGGAAGATGTCGCAGGTCGAGCCGATGCAGCCGGCCACGACTTACGCCGAGTTCAAGAAGGAAATCCTCAACGAGATCGCGCGGTGCCTCAACATGCCCTACAACGTCGCGGCGGGCAACTCGTCCGGCTACAACTACGCCTCCGGCCGCCTTGACCACCAGACCTACTACAAGTCCATCCGCGTGGACCAGGCCTTCATGGCCGAGA